In Bdellovibrionales bacterium, the following proteins share a genomic window:
- the gpmA gene encoding 2,3-diphosphoglycerate-dependent phosphoglycerate mutase, whose protein sequence is MDTTCKLVLLRHGESTWNSENRFTGWTDVDLSEKGRVEAKQAGQLLKSQKYEFDFVFTSVLKRAIRTLWTVLDETDQMWLPVVKSWRLNERHYGSLQGLNKIETTEKYGENQVFTWRRSFDIPPDALVPSDPRHPSQDRRYKDVDQKDLPATEALKNCQDRVLPFWNSEIAPAIKSGKRVLVVAHGNSLRALVKHLDKVSDEAIADLNIPTGIPLVYELDKGLKPLRHYYLGDPEAAEKAAKAVANQFKNKKCGVYVSNRVA, encoded by the coding sequence ATGGACACCACCTGTAAACTCGTTTTGCTTCGTCACGGTGAAAGCACTTGGAACAGCGAAAACCGCTTTACGGGATGGACCGACGTAGACCTCTCCGAAAAAGGTCGGGTTGAGGCCAAACAAGCTGGACAGCTTCTCAAGAGCCAAAAATATGAGTTCGATTTTGTATTCACCTCAGTGCTGAAGAGAGCGATTCGCACTCTATGGACCGTGCTAGATGAAACCGATCAAATGTGGCTCCCCGTTGTCAAGAGTTGGCGTCTGAATGAACGTCACTACGGCAGCCTCCAGGGACTCAATAAGATCGAAACGACCGAAAAATATGGAGAGAATCAAGTTTTTACTTGGAGAAGGAGCTTTGATATCCCTCCCGATGCCTTGGTTCCCTCGGACCCCAGACACCCCTCTCAAGATCGCCGATACAAAGACGTTGATCAAAAGGATTTACCGGCCACAGAAGCTCTCAAAAACTGCCAAGACAGGGTCCTGCCTTTTTGGAATTCAGAAATCGCCCCAGCTATCAAAAGTGGGAAAAGAGTTCTCGTCGTGGCACACGGAAACAGCCTTCGAGCTCTGGTTAAACACCTCGACAAAGTCTCTGATGAGGCAATAGCCGATTTGAATATTCCAACGGGCATTCCCCTTGTTTACGAGCTAGACAAAGGTCTTAAGCCACTGAGGCACTATTACCTCGGAGATCCCGAAGCAGCCGAAAAGGCCGCCAAAGCCGTTGCCAATCAGTTCAAAAATAAAAAATGCGGAGTGTACGTGTCAAATCGGGTGGCGTAG
- a CDS encoding DUF4082 domain-containing protein: MFRVWIAFFLFPLFVFGCSANKEIAGFLGDAAPTTEPTTGPTPVILGNFAITGVSGGTDVTKDAWLNGNSANPSISWTTSSNASSYDITVYEYDGSTTKCSLVSVSTLNNDFTSCGLTDQTSYKIKVTAKTSGASIKQADNNFYIFTYYSLPAGDNSVFSPATVPGNIEATFDTASVELGMKFRSDIDGYILGVRFYKGINNTGVHSGTLWNSTGTALATVTFTGESGSGWQQQLFSSPVAISANTTYVISYHAPVGLYSYDLNYFTSDVANSPLRGLADGFDGDNGLFFYDPSPVFPTNTFNKGNYYVDVVFGLPFNAAPLPFSITGITGGTDLVPDDQHQDAVAGPILNWADTLGETSYDVAIFADDGTTVICATVNVAADATQYNFDSCSLPRNTYYKAKVLAIDAAGATKMATNGLYRFFAPP, from the coding sequence ATGTTTAGAGTTTGGATCGCCTTCTTTTTATTTCCACTCTTTGTTTTCGGCTGCAGCGCCAACAAAGAAATTGCAGGCTTTTTGGGTGACGCCGCGCCAACGACCGAGCCGACAACCGGGCCGACTCCCGTGATTTTGGGAAACTTTGCAATTACAGGAGTCTCCGGCGGAACTGATGTGACAAAAGATGCTTGGCTCAATGGCAACAGTGCCAATCCTTCCATCTCTTGGACTACTTCCTCAAACGCCTCGTCGTATGACATCACCGTTTATGAATACGATGGCAGCACGACCAAATGTAGCTTGGTCAGCGTTTCGACTCTAAATAATGACTTTACCTCCTGCGGTCTGACAGACCAAACTTCCTACAAAATAAAAGTCACAGCCAAGACGTCAGGAGCTTCAATAAAGCAAGCAGATAATAATTTCTATATCTTCACATATTATTCTTTACCGGCAGGAGATAATAGCGTCTTTTCTCCTGCGACAGTTCCCGGAAATATCGAGGCAACATTTGATACAGCCTCGGTTGAATTGGGAATGAAGTTTCGGTCAGATATCGATGGCTATATTCTTGGTGTGAGATTTTACAAAGGAATAAATAACACTGGAGTTCACAGCGGCACTCTCTGGAATAGCACAGGAACTGCGCTCGCCACTGTGACCTTCACGGGAGAATCCGGCTCGGGTTGGCAACAGCAGCTATTCTCCAGTCCTGTGGCTATTTCAGCTAATACGACCTATGTCATCTCCTATCATGCCCCTGTTGGTCTATATTCTTATGACCTCAACTACTTTACTTCTGATGTCGCAAATTCTCCCTTGCGGGGGCTCGCAGATGGATTCGATGGAGACAATGGACTCTTTTTCTACGATCCCTCTCCGGTTTTTCCGACCAACACTTTCAATAAAGGCAATTACTATGTCGATGTTGTTTTCGGTCTGCCTTTCAACGCAGCTCCACTGCCTTTTTCGATCACCGGAATCACGGGAGGCACTGACCTTGTTCCTGACGATCAACATCAAGACGCAGTCGCAGGCCCAATCTTGAACTGGGCTGATACCTTGGGTGAGACTTCCTACGACGTCGCTATTTTTGCTGACGATGGAACAACCGTGATCTGTGCCACGGTGAATGTTGCTGCGGATGCCACTCAATATAATTTTGATTCTTGCAGTCTGCCTCGAAATACCTACTACAAAGCCAAAGTTCTGGCGATTGATGCGGCTGGAGCCACCAAAATGGCGACCAATGGTTTGTATCGATTCTTCGCGCCACCCTGA
- a CDS encoding YceI family protein: MLDILIKVQLIWATVSTLSIGSELALANDSLFDDASHCVAYKTKKKILMIHRVNVVGYNCQVSTQIVPEVDEKYHFEMQVQARGFESGESERDKDVQKILKAESFPQISFKTSGRSKSEWQALLDKKVFLLDGNLDIGGSSYPVSANVTLDSKNKIHIANGSVTRKFTELGISPPKLGMGILASVADKVELHFQIRADKTLGIDSISN, translated from the coding sequence GTGTTAGATATCCTGATCAAAGTACAGCTTATTTGGGCCACAGTATCCACTCTTAGTATTGGATCGGAACTTGCGCTGGCAAATGATTCTCTTTTTGATGACGCCTCCCACTGTGTGGCCTATAAAACAAAAAAGAAAATCCTGATGATACATCGCGTTAATGTTGTCGGATATAATTGCCAGGTGTCTACGCAGATTGTTCCTGAAGTTGACGAAAAGTATCATTTCGAGATGCAGGTTCAGGCCCGCGGCTTTGAATCGGGTGAAAGCGAACGAGATAAAGACGTTCAAAAAATTCTTAAGGCAGAGAGTTTCCCGCAAATTAGCTTCAAAACTTCAGGACGTTCCAAGTCAGAGTGGCAGGCCTTGTTGGATAAAAAGGTCTTTTTGTTAGACGGGAATTTGGATATTGGCGGCTCCTCATATCCCGTGTCAGCAAACGTCACTTTGGATTCTAAAAATAAGATCCATATTGCAAACGGATCGGTCACAAGGAAATTTACCGAACTCGGAATATCTCCCCCAAAGCTAGGCATGGGTATTTTGGCAAGTGTTGCTGATAAAGTGGAGCTGCATTTCCAAATTCGTGCAGATAAGACACTTGGAATAGATTCAATTTCCAACTAG
- a CDS encoding RNA-binding protein, with translation MGKKLYVGNLSYSTTDQELADLFSQCGNVDSARVIMDRDSGRSKGFGFVEMSSDNEANSAIEKLNGSDFGGRNLTVNEARPQALRSGGGGGGGGYGGGGGRGGRGGGGGGGRY, from the coding sequence ATGGGTAAAAAACTCTACGTTGGCAATCTTTCTTATTCAACAACTGACCAGGAGTTGGCTGATCTTTTTTCTCAGTGTGGAAATGTTGATTCTGCTCGTGTGATTATGGATCGTGATTCTGGTCGCAGCAAGGGTTTTGGGTTTGTCGAAATGTCTAGCGACAATGAAGCAAATTCGGCCATCGAGAAGCTGAATGGATCTGACTTCGGCGGACGCAATTTGACTGTTAACGAAGCTCGTCCTCAAGCTCTCCGCAGCGGCGGTGGTGGCGGCGGTGGCGGTTATGGAGGCGGCGGCGGACGCGGTGGACGCGGCGGCGGTGGTGGCGGTGGACGCTACTAA
- a CDS encoding SpoIIE family protein phosphatase, with product MKWLRDLSLKYKLTLLLVALTGAMLVAYGLTVLREFERDKIAYVLDSNLAYSRSAALQIRAEMNFLSDRVKFLMSGFDPHKNGFNRLSESNYQKENQFDAILVLSRKDSLGQFQIESFLKNNSVEVDEFEKIKAASKILSSSVFENEIAVSQMPGKSKWLLGLRFGKGEESLAVISWLNSSHFLGLFEAAQIQDTYLVSQTGSLVMSPSVKTYNLSSGEILESIHVVLKKMKSPEGVFRHQTSKGEKLLVSTVSVGLGNLVVVSIVSESAALDSVKAIMLKSVIFLAFLFCVTVCLSVLASLSLTSSLKKLLGATREIGNGNFAVSVDITGNDEVGALSLGFNSMAKEIERLMMETAEKVRMEGELKTAQLVQATLFPKDHLVDRGLEIRGFYRPANECSGDWWYYTRMGHRTLFCIGDATGHGVAAALITSAARSAASVIERFPDLSLGEMMSLFNQAIYDTANGLVMMTFFLGIYDHRTGLLTYSRASHDPPFLLPNKEGLTKNDIGSLNRVNGPRLGQSRDGRYEAAELVLEVDDRIVLFTDGVTELTNKTGEKWGERPFIKCLVNCSNKKISLMDTVGHIENELMSFRGDSVLNDDITYFIVSRSKVS from the coding sequence ATGAAATGGCTGAGAGACCTGTCGCTCAAATATAAGCTCACCTTACTCTTGGTGGCTCTCACTGGAGCAATGCTCGTCGCTTATGGACTCACAGTTCTGAGGGAATTTGAGAGAGACAAGATAGCTTATGTCTTGGATTCAAATCTGGCTTACTCAAGGTCAGCGGCCCTGCAAATCAGAGCAGAAATGAATTTTCTCTCCGATAGAGTAAAGTTTTTGATGAGTGGATTTGATCCTCATAAAAATGGTTTCAATCGACTTTCTGAATCCAATTACCAAAAGGAAAATCAATTCGATGCCATTTTGGTTCTTTCTCGAAAGGACAGCCTTGGTCAATTCCAAATAGAATCCTTTCTCAAAAACAACTCCGTTGAGGTCGATGAATTCGAGAAAATAAAAGCGGCGAGCAAGATCCTCAGCTCCTCAGTTTTTGAAAATGAAATTGCGGTTTCCCAAATGCCCGGTAAATCAAAATGGCTCCTAGGGCTGCGCTTTGGAAAAGGAGAGGAGTCCTTGGCAGTGATTTCATGGCTGAACTCCAGTCATTTTCTAGGGCTTTTTGAAGCAGCCCAGATACAGGACACCTATTTGGTGTCTCAGACGGGTTCGTTGGTCATGTCTCCGTCCGTCAAAACCTACAATTTGAGTTCAGGTGAGATTCTCGAATCAATTCATGTGGTACTCAAAAAGATGAAATCGCCTGAAGGGGTTTTTCGACATCAAACCTCCAAGGGAGAAAAACTCTTGGTATCGACGGTAAGTGTTGGTCTGGGTAATCTCGTCGTTGTATCGATAGTAAGTGAATCTGCCGCACTCGATTCGGTAAAGGCGATCATGTTAAAGTCAGTCATTTTTTTGGCATTTTTGTTTTGTGTGACCGTCTGTCTCAGCGTACTTGCCAGCTTGTCCCTCACTTCTTCGCTGAAAAAATTGTTAGGTGCCACACGCGAAATCGGAAACGGAAACTTTGCAGTGTCTGTCGACATTACGGGAAATGACGAAGTAGGAGCTCTGTCGCTTGGTTTTAATAGTATGGCTAAGGAAATTGAGAGATTGATGATGGAGACGGCAGAAAAGGTGAGGATGGAGGGAGAATTGAAAACAGCCCAGCTTGTGCAAGCCACGCTGTTTCCAAAAGATCACTTGGTTGACCGCGGTCTTGAAATAAGAGGTTTCTACAGGCCGGCAAATGAATGCTCCGGCGATTGGTGGTATTACACTCGTATGGGTCATCGGACTTTGTTTTGCATTGGCGATGCCACCGGCCATGGGGTAGCAGCTGCACTCATTACTTCAGCTGCAAGAAGTGCTGCGAGCGTCATTGAAAGATTTCCAGATCTCTCTCTCGGAGAGATGATGTCTCTCTTTAACCAGGCCATTTACGATACGGCAAATGGTCTCGTCATGATGACGTTCTTTCTCGGCATTTATGACCATCGAACGGGGCTATTGACATATTCTCGGGCCAGTCATGACCCGCCTTTTCTCTTGCCGAACAAGGAGGGATTGACCAAGAACGATATCGGGAGTCTCAATCGCGTAAATGGACCTCGATTGGGACAAAGTCGGGATGGTCGTTATGAAGCCGCCGAGCTTGTGCTGGAAGTTGACGATCGAATTGTACTATTCACTGACGGTGTGACCGAACTCACCAACAAGACTGGAGAGAAATGGGGAGAACGCCCGTTTATCAAATGTCTTGTTAATTGTAGCAATAAGAAAATCAGTTTGATGGATACAGTAGGGCATATTGAAAATGAATTGATGAGCTTTCGGGGGGATTCGGTCTTAAACGATGATATCACGTATTTTATCGTATCGAGGTCTAAGGTTTCATGA